One genomic region from Candidatus Eremiobacterota bacterium encodes:
- a CDS encoding acetate/propionate family kinase, whose amino-acid sequence MQSTETDAALEAMLREDVDVIAHRFVRLPDGSPPVLELVGDAAAQLAGAAGEAPLHDPRALRAVAVLRRLRPRLRQLAVADGAFHRTMPEAATTYALPRELTRAGLRRLGYHGLSHEYAAHRACALAGIDLSHARVVTAHLGGGSSLCAIRGGASVDTTMGYTPLEGLPMATRSGSVDPGLILHLLRGGMTAGELEEMLERRSGLLGISARSGDVRELLAAGEDRDARLALDVLGWRLRAGIGAMTGVLGGVDLIAFTGGIGERAASVRTAGAQGAAAAGALIDEAHNAALAGEGRISESRSRVAVYVVEAREGWQLARAAFGSS is encoded by the coding sequence TTGCAGAGCACCGAGACGGACGCGGCACTAGAGGCGATGTTGCGCGAAGACGTCGACGTTATCGCGCACCGCTTCGTGCGGCTTCCCGACGGTTCGCCGCCGGTGCTGGAGCTCGTCGGCGACGCCGCGGCGCAGCTCGCCGGCGCCGCCGGCGAGGCGCCGCTTCACGACCCGCGCGCGTTGCGCGCCGTCGCCGTCCTGCGCCGCCTGCGTCCGCGGTTGCGGCAGCTCGCCGTCGCCGACGGAGCGTTCCACCGCACGATGCCCGAAGCAGCGACGACGTACGCGCTCCCGCGCGAGCTCACCCGCGCCGGCCTGCGCCGTCTCGGCTACCACGGTTTGAGCCACGAGTACGCCGCGCATCGCGCTTGCGCGCTGGCCGGGATCGATCTCTCGCACGCGCGCGTCGTGACGGCGCATCTGGGCGGCGGCTCGTCGCTGTGCGCGATCCGCGGCGGCGCGAGCGTCGACACGACCATGGGCTACACCCCGCTCGAAGGGTTGCCGATGGCGACGCGCAGCGGCTCGGTCGATCCGGGTCTGATCTTGCACCTCCTGCGCGGCGGGATGACCGCCGGCGAGTTGGAGGAGATGCTGGAACGTCGATCCGGACTGCTCGGGATCTCGGCGCGCAGCGGCGACGTGCGCGAGCTGCTCGCCGCGGGCGAGGACCGCGACGCGCGGCTCGCGCTCGACGTGCTGGGGTGGCGGCTGCGCGCCGGGATCGGCGCGATGACCGGCGTGCTGGGCGGCGTTGATCTGATCGCGTTCACCGGCGGAATCGGCGAACGCGCGGCGAGCGTTCGCACCGCCGGCGCGCAGGGTGCGGCGGCCGCGGGCGCGCTGATCGACGAGGCGCACAACGCTGCGCTCGCCGGCGAAGGCCGAATCTCTGAGAGCCGCTCTCGCGTCGCGGTCTACGTCGTCGAGGCGCGCGAAGGCTGGCAGCTCGCGCGCGCTGCGTTCGGCTCGAGCTGA
- a CDS encoding response regulator transcription factor: MVTTSAARTVLLVDDEPALVDVLESYLHDDGFTVVRANDGPTALERFEQHRPDLVLLDINLPGLPGTEVLRRMRAVRDVPIIMLTGRVDEVDRVVGLELGADDYVGKPFSPREVVARVKSVLRRTEQRDGSAVSRERRVGGIAIDPVAHEVRVEGKLVTLTPTQFKILDVLAAHVGQTLTRDQLLEHVSADGDVFDRTLDRHIANLRARIEPDSGSPRYIITVFGVGYKMVVPS, translated from the coding sequence ATGGTGACCACGAGCGCCGCGCGCACCGTGTTGCTCGTCGACGACGAGCCGGCGTTGGTCGACGTGCTGGAGAGCTATCTTCACGACGACGGCTTTACCGTCGTGCGCGCGAACGACGGGCCGACCGCGCTCGAGCGCTTCGAGCAGCACCGTCCGGACCTCGTCCTGCTCGACATCAACTTGCCGGGGTTACCGGGAACCGAGGTGCTGCGCCGGATGCGCGCGGTCCGCGACGTTCCGATCATCATGCTGACCGGCCGCGTCGACGAGGTGGACCGGGTCGTCGGCCTCGAGCTCGGCGCCGACGACTACGTCGGCAAGCCGTTCAGCCCGCGCGAGGTCGTCGCGCGCGTGAAGAGCGTGCTGCGCCGCACCGAGCAGCGCGACGGCTCGGCGGTTTCGCGCGAACGCCGCGTCGGCGGGATCGCGATCGATCCGGTCGCGCACGAAGTGCGCGTCGAAGGCAAACTGGTCACGCTCACGCCGACGCAGTTCAAAATTCTCGACGTCCTCGCCGCGCACGTCGGGCAGACGCTCACGCGCGACCAGCTTCTCGAACACGTCAGCGCCGACGGCGACGTCTTCGACCGCACGCTGGACCGCCACATCGCGAACCTGCGCGCGCGGATCGAACCGGATTCCGGCAGCCCGCGCTACATCATCACGGTGTTCGGCGTCGGCTACAAGATGGTCGTGCCCTCGTGA